In Flavobacterium piscisymbiosum, the sequence CAATAACTAAAGCTCTTATAAGACTAAATGTAAATGCCCTATTGATAAGACATAGTTTTAAAATTTAACAAAATGCATTTCTGGATTCTTTTCAAAGGAAGATAAGAGAGGTAAAATAAAATCTGAGGCAGATAGATAATTTGAAAAGGCTTAAAAAAAGTAAAATAAAACTTATTTACTTCTATAAACACAGTTAATAATCAACACATTAATCAAAAGTAAATTTACTATGAATTGACGTTTATTTTGAAAAAAAAGAAGGAAAAGCGTTTCATTTTATAAAATGGAACAATTTTCTTTATCTATTTCTAAAAAAAGCAATTTATTAAGAAAACAAAAACTGTTTTAAAAAACAAATCAAGTCTAAAGAGATTGCAACATTAAAATTGCATTAGAATTGGGCATTTCATTCCTAAATAAAATTGATTTACTAATATTATTTTTTACATTTGCGTTATTTTTAATTATTCTAAATAGTTTTTATATAAAGAAGATATTAGGTAAACAAAAAACAACCTCAAACAAATTTCAAAACAATAAATACCCAATATGAAAAAGAATATTTTTATCTCTTTCGCATTAGCTGCAACTTTATTTGTTAGTGCCCAACAAAAAAACACAATGTTAGAGGCTTCTTTTTGGAAAGCCACACCAGATGTTACAACCGTAAAAGCCGAAATAGCAAAAGGAAACAACCCTTCTGAATCCAATGCAAATGCTTTTGATGTGGTCGTTATGGCTATTAATAATGATGCACCTCTGGCAAGTATAAAATACTTATTAGACCAACCAGGAAATCCTGTAAACAAACCTACCCATGACAATCGTATTTATTTGCACTGGGCGGCTTACAGAGGAAATACAGAATTGGTAGAATACTTAATCTCAAAAGGATCCGATATTAATTTTGAAGACAGTCATGGTACTACCCCACTTGTTTTTGCAGCAGGAAATGGTCTTTTAAACTCAGGAGTTTGTGATGCTTTTTTTAAAGCCGGAATAAATCCAAAGCAAAAATATAATGACGGTGCCAATTTGTTACTTATGGCAATTCCGTTTGACAAAGAACTTATGCTTAGTGACTATCTTACAACTAAAGGATTATCATTTAAAGATGTTGATAATAACGGAAAAACTGCTTTTGATTATGCTGCAAGAACTGGAAATGTAGTTCTTCTGAAAAAACTTGTAGCAAAAGGAGTTAAACCTACAGATAATGCCCTTCTGGTTGCTACTCAGGGAACACGCAGAGAAACAACGCCTCTTGAAGCTTACAAATATTTAGTAGAAGAAATAAAACTAAAACCAACTTTTACCACTAAATCAGGAGAAAATGTACTGCACTTTTTGGCAGGCAAACAAAATCAGACTGAAATTATCAATTACTTTTTAAGCAAAGGTGTCGATGCCAACCAAGTAAACAAAGACGGAAACACTCCTGTTATGATTGCTGCCGGAGCAAGAGAAACTGCTGTTTTAGAACTATTATTACCAAAAGTAAAAAACATCAATTTACAGAACCTGAAAGGCGAATCGGCTTTGACAATGGCGGTAAGATCAGGAACGCCTGAAGCGGTTGCGCTACTTTTAAACAAAGGCGCAGATGTGAATGTAAAAGATAAAGACGGAAATAATCTTGGCGTTTATTTAGTACAATCGTACAGACCGGCAGGACGCGAGGCTAATGCTGCAAAAGATCCATTTGAGGCCAAAATAAAATTACTTCAGGATAAAGGTTTAAATCTTGCTGCTGCTCAAAAAGACGGAAGTACTTTATATCACTTCGCTATTGCTAAAAATGATTTGGCTTTGCTGAAAAAATTAGCTTCTTTGAATATTGATGTTAATGCTAAAAACAAAGACGGTCTTACGGCTTTACACAAAGCTGCAATGGTAGCCAAAGACGATTCAATCCTAAAATACCTTGTATCTCTTGGTGCCAAAAAAGACATCAATACCGAATTTGACGAAAGCGCTTATGCACTGGCCAAAGAAAATGAATCACTAACGAAAAACAATGTTTCGGTTGAATTTTTAAAATAGTTAAAAAAGTTATGAATTAGGAGTTATGAGTTTTTAGTTAAATCAAACTTATAACTTATAACTCATAACCCATAACCCACAACTCACAACTCATAACTCAAATATGAAATCAATATTTAAAATAGCTCTTACAAGTACTTTACTTTTTTTAATCTCTTTTCAGGCAAATGCTCAGGCAAGTAAGTACAAATGCATGCTTCAAATGTCTAATTATATGGGAGAAGGTGCTTATATCGTAGTTTCCCTTATTAATTCTAAGGGAGAATATGAGAAAACACTTTATATAATGGGTGATGATAAAAAATGGTACAAATCACTAAAAGAATGGAACAAATTCCAGACAGCAAAACCTGCTGATATTAGTGCCAAAACCGGAGCATCTGTTACTGGTGGAGATCGCAGCATTACCACCATAGAAATCGATGATTCGAAAATTAATAAAGGATATAAACTACGTTTCGAATCGGCTGTTGAGGATCAGAAGTATCATGTAAATGATGTTGAAATCCCGCTTACGACTGAAGGTTTGGCTGATAAAACTGAAGGTAAAGGCTATATCAGATACGTACGATTAAATAAGATTTAATATTTTCGCTCTGAGTAAACTTTGTCAAAGTTTTGAACTTTGACAAAGTTGCAATAACCACAATAATTGTCATTTCGGCCAAGGAGAAATCTACGTAAAAAACTAAGGCAGAGTTTTTTCCTAAATTGTCGAGCTACTTGCGAGGATTTCTCCTTCGTCGAAATGACAAAAATGAGAATTAATATACATTCGAATACCACTCAATGACTCTTTCTTTTTGGCGTTACGCACACTTAGCCTTGGCTTTGTTTTCTTCTTTGTTTTTAATTTTAGCTTCGACTACAGGAATTATTCTGGCAGTTGATGCAATGCAGGAAAAAACACTTCCGTATAAAGTAGAAAATTTCGACCAGATAACGCTGGCGCAAACTTTACCCCTGCTAAAAAAACAGTATGCTGAAATTACAGAGTTAAGCGTAGATCACAATCAGTTTGTAACCCTTCAGGCAATTGATCAGGATGGCAATGACATCAACTCTTATATTGATCCTAAAACGGGTAAAGCTTTAGGTAAACCAATAAAAAAGAGCGAATTTATTCAATGGGTTACCGGTTTTCATCGTTCTTTGTTTCTTCATGAAACGGGACGATTTTTTGTTGGTGTAATTTCATTTTTATTATTCTTAATCGCAATTTCCGGTTTTGCTCTTGTTTTAAACAGACAAAGAGGCATCCGTAATTTCTTTTCGAAAGTGGTAAAAGATTATTTTGCCCAATATTATCATGTTGTTTTAGGACGATTGGCATTGATTCCAATTTTGATTATTGCACTTACCGGAACCTATTTATCGTTGGAGAGATTCAACTTTTTTATAGGGAAAGAAAAACAGAAAACAGAAAAATCAGAGATTGTACAAGCTCCAAAAGGAAAAATTGTTTCTGTATTTTCGACTACACTTCTGACTGATGTCAACAAAATCGAGTTTCCTTTTACAGATGATCCCGAAGAATATTACATCATTCAGTTAAAAGATCGTGAAATCGAAGTCAATCAGGTTACAGGCGCAATTGTAACCGAAAAACGTTCTGCAATGACCGTTCAGTTAGCTGACTTAAGCCTGAATCTTCATACCGGAAAAACCAACGGAATCTGGGCATTTATATTGGCCATTGCGAGTATTAATATTCTGTTTTTCATTTATTCGGGTTTTGTTATTACCTTAAAAAGAAGATCAAGCCGTATTAAAAATAAATTCAAAGCCAATGAAAGTAAGTACATTCTTTTAGCTGGTTCTGAAAACGGAAGTTCCCTTCGATTTGCCAATGCCATTCTGAAACAATTGATTGGTCACGGAGAAAAGGCTTTTATTACCGAATTGAACAGTTACACCACTTTCCCGAAAGCAGAACATATTATTGTCTTTTCGTCTACACACGGATTAGGAGATGCGCCTTCTAACGGAAGCAAATTTTTATCGCTTTTAAAGAAATATCCGCAACAACAAAAAATCAATTATTCAGTAGTTGGTTTTGGTTCGAAAGCTTATCCGGATTTTTGTGAATTTGCTTTTGAAATTGACAAACAATTAGAAAATCAAGATTGGGCGGAGCGTTTCATCGATGTACAAACCGTAAACGATAAATCGGCAACAGAATTTGTCGAATGGATAAAATTATGGAGCGCCAAAACCGGAATTCCGTTATCGACAACGCCATCTTTATACAATCATGTCCCGAAAGGTTTGCAAAAACTAATGGTCTTAGATAAAACACTGGTTTCTGAGCACGAACAGACTTTTATACTGACTTTAAGAGCGAATATGAGAGCCAAATTTAGTTCAGGAGATCTACTGGCTATTTATCCGGCAAACGATACGAGAGAACGCCTCTACTCTATTGGGAATCATTCCGGTAACATACAATTGGTTATAAAACTACATCCAAACGGATTGGGTTCTGAGTTTCTAAACAACCTTATTCTCGGAAATACGATCAAAGCAAGAATCATCAATAATAAAGCTTTTCATTTTCCTAAGAAGGTTTCGAAAGTAGCTTTAATTTCAAACGGAACCGGTATTGCGCCTTTCCTTGGAATGATAGAACAAAATAAAACCAAAACAGAAATGCATTTGTATGCCGGATTCCGTATGGAAACCGAAACTGTTTCAGGATATAAAAAGTTTACATCAGAAATGATGGAGAAACAAAAACTGCACAGTTTTCATTTGGCTTTATCCCGCGAAGCAGAACATTTTTATGTAATGGATCTCATCAAACGCGATGCTGACTTTTTTATTAATTTATTAAAAGAAAATGGTGTCATCATGATTTGCGGATCACTTGCCATGCAAAAAGATGTTGAAGCTATTCTGGATAAATTATGTCTTGAAAGAAATGCAAAAAGTATATCAGATTATAGAGAGAATGGTCAGTTATTAACGGATTGCTATTAAACACTAATTGCATTAATTTTCACTAATTAATTTTGGTAAGTCCCAGTGGGACTAAATATTGGTAGAAAACATAAATTAAAAACAGCCGGCGTGCCGCAGGTACGCAACAAATGCATTGCTATTACGTACCTACGGCACGCTAACGCATTTTTCGAACATAATTTTCTACCAATATTTTGTACCTGGCGGTACATTTTAAATTTAGATTTTCATTAGCGAAATAATTAAGCGCACTAAAATTAAACATTTATATTCGTGTAAATTCGTGAAATTCGTGTCCAAAACTCTTCTTAAAAAGTCATCATGCGCAAATCAATTCTATACAAATTCCTGTTTTTCTCTGTAATAATCTGCGGTTTATCAGTCAACGCGCAAGTATTACGAAAAAGAACGACTCTATTAATGGGAGGACGTTTTGATATTACGATCGTGGCAAAAGATTCTCTTTCGGCAGAACAAAATATCGACGAGGTTATTGCAGAAATCACCCGAATAGAAAATTTAATCTCAGATTGGAAACCGGATTCACAAGTATCACAAGTCAATCAGAATGCGGGAATTAAACCCATAAAAGTCGATCGTGAAGTTTTTGAACTGACACAAAGAGCTATTGAATTTTCTGAAGCTACAAAAGGCGGTTTTGATGTGAGTTTTGCCGCTATGGACAGAATCTGGAAATTTGACGGATCGATGACCGAAATGCCTTCGGCGGAAGCCATAAAAAAATCGGTGGAAAAAGTAGGCTATAAAAACATTATTCTGGATTCGGTGCAATCGACTATTTTTCTAAAATTGAAGGGAATGAAAATTGGTTTCGGAGCTTTAGGCGAAGGATATGCAACAGATAAATGCCGAAATATGATGCTCGCAAAAGGCATTAAAGCCGGAATCGTAAACGGATCCGGCGACATGACTGCCTGGGGAAAACAACCCAATGGCAAAGACTGGAATATTGGTATGACGAACCCTTTTCATCCTGATGCGTTATTTGCCGTTGTTCCTTTAAACAATGGCGCTGTAACCACCTCAGGAAGCTATGAAAAGTTTGTTGTTTTTAACGGAAAACGTTACTCACATATTATAAATCCGGCAACAGGTTATCCCGCAACCGGATTGTGCAGCGTATCGGTTTTTGGTCCAAATGCAGAAACAGCAAACGGATTAAGTACTTCCTTAATGGTTTTAGGACAAAAAGAAGGTTTGCTTTTACTCAAAAAATATCCAGATTATAGTTGTGTTATGATTACCGATAATGGGAAATTAATAAAATCGAAAAACTTTAAAATCAAGAAATTCAAGCCTAAACTTTAGCTTTCTCTAAAGATTCATTATCTTAAAGTGATGCTTTAGAGTTTCAGCTTTTTGTTACTTTAGGAATGTATTTCGCGTATATAACAATGGCCACCAGTACAATAAATGTAGCGGTTGCATACAATATACAAGGACTATAAAAATAAATAGCAGCTGCTGCCAATGGCGTAATCATATTATTTGCCGACTGCAAACTTTGGTTTACACCCTGTAATTTTCCCTGATTACTTTCGTCTACTGACTGTGATAATCTTGCATTATAAGTGGGGTCGAATAAGCCTTCGCCGGTAATTATAAAGATGACAGCAAGCGAAATAATTATTATGGAGGGTCTAAATACGCTGATCATAATTAATGCCAGACCAATTCCAAAAACAATTAAGCCCGCAATTCCGATACTCTTTTCGTTAAAACGTTTCAACAACCAGGGCAATAAAACGGCTCGCGAAATAATCTCGCAAATACCAACCAATGTTAGCATTGTGCCAATAAATACCGGTCCCCATTTGTAAATATCTTTTAGAAAAATGGTAAAGTTAAACTGAAAAATCCCAAGGCTTATATAAAAGAATATGCCTAAAACGAGTAACATCTTAACGTTTTTTAACTTAAAAATATCTTTAAAATGCGAAAACACATTAAAACTATTCAACGTTAAATGTTTCGTTCTTTTTTCGGGAACCAAAGATTCCGGCAGTAAAAAATAAGTCGCCAAACCCGAAATAAAAATTAATCCCGCAGTAACAAAAAAGGGTAACGAAAGAGAAATTCCGCCTAACAATCCGCCTAATGCGGGACCTCCCAATTTGCCTATTCCCATCGCAGAACCTATATAACCAAACCACTTGGCCCTTTCTTTTGGTTCAGTGGAATCAGATATGTAAGCAAATAAAATGCTAATGTTTCCAGCTGTAAGACCGTCGATAATACGTCCCAGAAAAAGAACCCAGAGAGCGCCACCAATTCCGAATAAAACATAGCCTATTACAGAACCTAATAAACTAAAAATAAGAATATATTTTCGTCCGTATCGATCGCTTAACGATCCAAAAATAGGTGCTGCAAAAAACGTACAGGCTGCAAAGACCGACATAAGCGCGCTCATGCCTACAACAATTTGTGCTGATGGAAGATATTTTCCAACAATAAAGGGTAACAACGGCAATACAACCGACATGCCAACAGAATTAAGGAGTACAATCCCGATGATAATCCAAAATATGTGTTTTTTTGATTTTGTTTTCATATGTAATAATTGAAAGACAAAATTCTAAAAAGGGCATTCCTTAGGATTGTACAAACGCGACAAAATCGTTGCTAATAGTTTGTTTTGCCTTTCTTGCAAATGCACCGGGCGTGGTGCCGCTGTAGCGCTTAAATTCCCTGCTAAGATGAGATTGATCTGTATACCCTAATTCCTGAGCCAAACCTGCAATATTAGCATCGGGAAAATGCCATAAATGATTGCGTACCTGTTCAAAACGCATCAAACCGGATACATCTTTTACACTATGACCGGAGGATTGCTTGAAGTTTCTTTCTAATGTACGAACTGTTGCATGAGCCGCGGACGCTACTTCACTTACCGGAATAATTCCTTTCGCATTTCGCATTGCCAGTCCGGCTTTAAACAATAAACTATCAGCAGGAATTTGTGAGTGTGCATTCACAAAAAACTCTTGTACATGTGCAATCGCTTCTTCTATTTTATTGGTTTGAATTAATTCATTCAAACGTGATTGAAGCTGAGCAATAGGGTGTTCGAAAATATGCACTCCGCCTTTGCCCTTTCCTGACGGCAATCCGAGTAAATCAAAAACAGTCCAGGGAAAACATCGTATGGCAATAATTTCTAAACGATTATTCGAATTTAAAATAACAGGCTCATTGAGTAATCCCATTATAAACGGTGATGGCAAGGGCTGTAAAACTCCATTATAAGAAACACTGCAGGTACTTCCAAAATAAAAAATAATTTCAGCATAACCATCCGGCATAACTTCAAAATTGGAGAATTCTTCACCGGAATCTCTTCTGTCGTACCAAAAACATTTGATGCTATCCTGCAATATTTCAGGAGGTTCGAATTCAAGATGGTGCAATTTGAAATTAAGCATAATTAAGGTTTAATGGAAACAAAGATAAAGAAGAATATATGAAAGCCTGACCACATTATAAATCGATTATTAAGCGAACCAGAAAGTTTATAATCTCGACGAATGAGACGCGGATAAAACGGATTTGCTTCGCAAAAGCGCGGATTAAAACGGATTTTTATTCTTTTTATTTGCTTAACGCAAAGTAACCGCAATCTTGTCTTCCTGTACGAAGGATCACACTAGTAATTCCGTAAAGTGATGCTGCAATCTTTGTCGATATTCTTTGTCGAGTTTCTTTGTCATGGCACACGGATGACACGGATTTGCTTCGCAAAAACGCGGATTAAAAACGGATTTTTATTCTTTTATCATTTGCTTAACGCAAAGTAACCGCAAGCTTGTCTTCCTGAGGAACGAAGGATCACACTACTAACTCCGTAAAGTGATGCCGCAATCTTTGTCGATATTCTTTGTCGAGCTACTTGTGTGATCCTTCATTCTTCACGATGACAGAAAAAAAATCTGTGTAAATCCGCGTTTTTGCGAAGCAAATCCGTGTCATCCGTGTGCCATGACATTGTTTGTAAAACTCCAGCTGAAGCAGGAACCTATTCATAATCCTTATAATCTGGAACATTTTTCCCCAACATTAGAATTTCTAATGTAATTCTAATGATCTTCTAATTCATTTATTTAGATTAAATATAAACAATAACATAAGTTTGCGCTCCTATTGGTAAGTAAATAAATTATGAAATTTTTAGCAGTTGTGTTTTTGTTTGTTCATTTTTCAGTTTGGTCTCAAAAAGGAAATATTAACGGAAAGGTTCACTTTTCTCACAACGAACCGGCTTTGGGTGCTACAATACTGGTTTTAGGAACACAGAATTTTGCTGTTGCAGATCATAACGGAGACTTCAAAATCAAAGCAATTGCTTACGGAAATTATACTTTAGAAATTTCTTCACCTGAGGGCAAAACTAAAACGCATACCATTCACGTACACCAGCCTTCTCATCATATTAATATTGCTTTAGAAAAAAATGATCCTAAAGCTTTGAAAGAAGTTGTGATTCAGAAAACCACTGTAAAGAAAGAAATTATGGAGAAAGGTTTCTCTGTAAATGTCATAGATACTCAGGAAGCTGCAAAACGTAATATTCAGACCAATGATCTTTTAGGGCAATCGGCTGGAGTTCGCATCAGACAAAACGGAGGTTTGGGATCGAGCATCAATTATAATTTGAATGGAATGTCCGGAAATGCCATCCGAATATTTATAGACGGAATTCCTATTTCGACTTACGGTTCTTCATTCAGTTTAAATAGTATTCCGCCTGCATTAATTGAGCGAATCGAAGTGTACAAAGGAGTAATTCCGGCACATCTGGCAGATGATGCTTTAGGAGGTGCGATAAATGTAATTTTGAAAAAAGGGGCTAAAAACACCCTGAATGCTTCGATATCTTACGGTTCGTTTAATACCACTCAATCCAACTTTAATACCACTTACCGCGATAAATCTGGTTTTACATTAAAAGGTTCCGGTTTATATAATTACTCGGATAACGATTATGAAATCTGGGGGAAATTTGCCTATAATATTGCGCCTAACGGAGTGATGACGCAAATAAAAGCCAAACGGTTTAATGATGCGTACCGTTCTTATGGCGGACGTTTTGAAGCTGGATTTACAGATGTAAAATGGGCAGATACTTTCTTAATTGGTATTAATGCTTCTGACGATTATAACGAAATTCAGCACGGACAAGCGATGTCTAAACCCTACAAAGGCAGGTTTACAGAGGCTGATGCACAGGTAATAAGCATTAATTATGCTAAAAAAGATTTTATTGTAAAAGGACTTGAATTCACCGTAAACTCTGTTTTTAGTCAAAGAGGAGAAGTTTTAAATGATACAGTAAAATGGAATTACAATTGGTTTAATGAAAAAGCAATTGGTATTGATGGTCAGCATTTTTTATCGCCAACGGGTGCACAACAAGGTGCTGCTACAATTTTGCACATCAATAACAAAATATTCAGTACAAGAGGCGGATTGAACTATACCTTAAATGATAATCACAAATTTGTTTTTAGCACGATGCTTTATGACTTTGCCAGAAATGATTATGATGAATTAAAATCTGAAATGGAAAGAAATTTTCAGCAAAAGCGAGATCTTCAAAAAAGCGTTTTGTCTTTTGCCTACGAACTTCAGGCGTTTGATTCCCGACTAAGAACCAATTTGTTTGGGAAACGCTATAACCAAAAAACAGAACAAAGAACCCCGCAGATTATTACTACAGGCGGACAATCTGCAATAGTCGAAAAATTAGATAATAATAATACTACTTTTTATGGTTACGGTTTCGCAGGATCTTATTTTGTTTTACCAAAATTGATGTTCTCTTTATCGGCAGAAAAAGCGATCAGACTTCCTTCTGAAAATGAAATTTTTGGTAATCCGGGCGAAAATCAAACCAGTAACAGCTCATTAAAACCTGAAGAAAGCGACAACCTGAATGTAGGACTACGTTTTGGACCTTACCTCATTAATCAGCATAAATTTAGTTTTGGCGGCTCGGGATTTTGGAGAAATTCTAAAGATAAAATCGTTCGTGAGTTTAGTAATCGTTTAAATGAAGCTTTGCAGACCTCACCTTCAGTAAACTTAGGTACAGCACAATCTTTAGGGTATGAAGCTTCATTAGAATATTCATATAATAAAAGATTATTTATAGGAATAAATATGTCTAAGTTCAATTCGCTCTTTAAAGATAAATACGATAAAAACGGACAAATACTGGATTACTATAACAAGCAATATCCTAATGAGCCTTATTTTATTATTAATGGAAATGCTCAATACAATTTTAAAGATGTATTGCAGTCTAATTCGGAGTTGAATTTGTATTACAATTTTACTTATGTGGGCGAATTTTTCACCACCTGGCAGGAAACTCAAATAGATAAAGTGCCCTCTCAGTTTCCGCATGATTTAGGTTTGAGTTATACTTTTCCTAGCAAAAAATACATTGTGAGTTTTGATGCCAAGAATATCACCAACGAACAGGTTTACGACAATTTTGGGGTTCAAAAACCGGGAGTAGCATTTTATCTGAAATTCAATTACATACTGAATAAGTTTTAAATCTATATAATTAATTTTTTTAAATACCATGAATATGAAAAAAAGTACATTTAAATTAATGGCATTTGGTTTGGTTTTTACCACATTTGCCTTAACGACAAGCTGCAGCAGTAATGATAATGAAGACCCGATAACACCAACATTGCCAGAAACAGAGAGCCGTTGGATAACAGTTGCAGGAGCCCTAATGCAAACTGCTCCCGGGGATGGAAATGGTGGAACTAAAGTTTTTTCTGTTAGTAAAGAAGATGCAAAAAATCCTAATATTTCTATCAACGTTTACGACAACGGAACGCCTGTACAATCAACCAGAACAGCTCGTTTACAATCATCTGTAGACGGAAACACGCTTTTTAATATTACGTATACAGGTGCAAACGGTGGTGAGTTTATGACGTATAAAGTAAATGGCGGTAATAATTTTACACAATCAGGATCTACAGTAAACATATCTCAATATGCGGGAACTT encodes:
- a CDS encoding PepSY domain-containing protein, with translation MTLSFWRYAHLALALFSSLFLILASTTGIILAVDAMQEKTLPYKVENFDQITLAQTLPLLKKQYAEITELSVDHNQFVTLQAIDQDGNDINSYIDPKTGKALGKPIKKSEFIQWVTGFHRSLFLHETGRFFVGVISFLLFLIAISGFALVLNRQRGIRNFFSKVVKDYFAQYYHVVLGRLALIPILIIALTGTYLSLERFNFFIGKEKQKTEKSEIVQAPKGKIVSVFSTTLLTDVNKIEFPFTDDPEEYYIIQLKDREIEVNQVTGAIVTEKRSAMTVQLADLSLNLHTGKTNGIWAFILAIASINILFFIYSGFVITLKRRSSRIKNKFKANESKYILLAGSENGSSLRFANAILKQLIGHGEKAFITELNSYTTFPKAEHIIVFSSTHGLGDAPSNGSKFLSLLKKYPQQQKINYSVVGFGSKAYPDFCEFAFEIDKQLENQDWAERFIDVQTVNDKSATEFVEWIKLWSAKTGIPLSTTPSLYNHVPKGLQKLMVLDKTLVSEHEQTFILTLRANMRAKFSSGDLLAIYPANDTRERLYSIGNHSGNIQLVIKLHPNGLGSEFLNNLILGNTIKARIINNKAFHFPKKVSKVALISNGTGIAPFLGMIEQNKTKTEMHLYAGFRMETETVSGYKKFTSEMMEKQKLHSFHLALSREAEHFYVMDLIKRDADFFINLLKENGVIMICGSLAMQKDVEAILDKLCLERNAKSISDYRENGQLLTDCY
- a CDS encoding MFS transporter, translated to MKTKSKKHIFWIIIGIVLLNSVGMSVVLPLLPFIVGKYLPSAQIVVGMSALMSVFAACTFFAAPIFGSLSDRYGRKYILIFSLLGSVIGYVLFGIGGALWVLFLGRIIDGLTAGNISILFAYISDSTEPKERAKWFGYIGSAMGIGKLGGPALGGLLGGISLSLPFFVTAGLIFISGLATYFLLPESLVPEKRTKHLTLNSFNVFSHFKDIFKLKNVKMLLVLGIFFYISLGIFQFNFTIFLKDIYKWGPVFIGTMLTLVGICEIISRAVLLPWLLKRFNEKSIGIAGLIVFGIGLALIMISVFRPSIIIISLAVIFIITGEGLFDPTYNARLSQSVDESNQGKLQGVNQSLQSANNMITPLAAAAIYFYSPCILYATATFIVLVAIVIYAKYIPKVTKS
- a CDS encoding FAD:protein FMN transferase, with product MRKSILYKFLFFSVIICGLSVNAQVLRKRTTLLMGGRFDITIVAKDSLSAEQNIDEVIAEITRIENLISDWKPDSQVSQVNQNAGIKPIKVDREVFELTQRAIEFSEATKGGFDVSFAAMDRIWKFDGSMTEMPSAEAIKKSVEKVGYKNIILDSVQSTIFLKLKGMKIGFGALGEGYATDKCRNMMLAKGIKAGIVNGSGDMTAWGKQPNGKDWNIGMTNPFHPDALFAVVPLNNGAVTTSGSYEKFVVFNGKRYSHIINPATGYPATGLCSVSVFGPNAETANGLSTSLMVLGQKEGLLLLKKYPDYSCVMITDNGKLIKSKNFKIKKFKPKL
- a CDS encoding helix-turn-helix domain-containing protein; the protein is MLNFKLHHLEFEPPEILQDSIKCFWYDRRDSGEEFSNFEVMPDGYAEIIFYFGSTCSVSYNGVLQPLPSPFIMGLLNEPVILNSNNRLEIIAIRCFPWTVFDLLGLPSGKGKGGVHIFEHPIAQLQSRLNELIQTNKIEEAIAHVQEFFVNAHSQIPADSLLFKAGLAMRNAKGIIPVSEVASAAHATVRTLERNFKQSSGHSVKDVSGLMRFEQVRNHLWHFPDANIAGLAQELGYTDQSHLSREFKRYSGTTPGAFARKAKQTISNDFVAFVQS
- a CDS encoding TonB-dependent receptor; the encoded protein is MKFLAVVFLFVHFSVWSQKGNINGKVHFSHNEPALGATILVLGTQNFAVADHNGDFKIKAIAYGNYTLEISSPEGKTKTHTIHVHQPSHHINIALEKNDPKALKEVVIQKTTVKKEIMEKGFSVNVIDTQEAAKRNIQTNDLLGQSAGVRIRQNGGLGSSINYNLNGMSGNAIRIFIDGIPISTYGSSFSLNSIPPALIERIEVYKGVIPAHLADDALGGAINVILKKGAKNTLNASISYGSFNTTQSNFNTTYRDKSGFTLKGSGLYNYSDNDYEIWGKFAYNIAPNGVMTQIKAKRFNDAYRSYGGRFEAGFTDVKWADTFLIGINASDDYNEIQHGQAMSKPYKGRFTEADAQVISINYAKKDFIVKGLEFTVNSVFSQRGEVLNDTVKWNYNWFNEKAIGIDGQHFLSPTGAQQGAATILHINNKIFSTRGGLNYTLNDNHKFVFSTMLYDFARNDYDELKSEMERNFQQKRDLQKSVLSFAYELQAFDSRLRTNLFGKRYNQKTEQRTPQIITTGGQSAIVEKLDNNNTTFYGYGFAGSYFVLPKLMFSLSAEKAIRLPSENEIFGNPGENQTSNSSLKPEESDNLNVGLRFGPYLINQHKFSFGGSGFWRNSKDKIVREFSNRLNEALQTSPSVNLGTAQSLGYEASLEYSYNKRLFIGINMSKFNSLFKDKYDKNGQILDYYNKQYPNEPYFIINGNAQYNFKDVLQSNSELNLYYNFTYVGEFFTTWQETQIDKVPSQFPHDLGLSYTFPSKKYIVSFDAKNITNEQVYDNFGVQKPGVAFYLKFNYILNKF
- a CDS encoding ankyrin repeat domain-containing protein, which encodes MKKNIFISFALAATLFVSAQQKNTMLEASFWKATPDVTTVKAEIAKGNNPSESNANAFDVVVMAINNDAPLASIKYLLDQPGNPVNKPTHDNRIYLHWAAYRGNTELVEYLISKGSDINFEDSHGTTPLVFAAGNGLLNSGVCDAFFKAGINPKQKYNDGANLLLMAIPFDKELMLSDYLTTKGLSFKDVDNNGKTAFDYAARTGNVVLLKKLVAKGVKPTDNALLVATQGTRRETTPLEAYKYLVEEIKLKPTFTTKSGENVLHFLAGKQNQTEIINYFLSKGVDANQVNKDGNTPVMIAAGARETAVLELLLPKVKNINLQNLKGESALTMAVRSGTPEAVALLLNKGADVNVKDKDGNNLGVYLVQSYRPAGREANAAKDPFEAKIKLLQDKGLNLAAAQKDGSTLYHFAIAKNDLALLKKLASLNIDVNAKNKDGLTALHKAAMVAKDDSILKYLVSLGAKKDINTEFDESAYALAKENESLTKNNVSVEFLK
- a CDS encoding DUF2271 domain-containing protein, whose translation is MKSIFKIALTSTLLFLISFQANAQASKYKCMLQMSNYMGEGAYIVVSLINSKGEYEKTLYIMGDDKKWYKSLKEWNKFQTAKPADISAKTGASVTGGDRSITTIEIDDSKINKGYKLRFESAVEDQKYHVNDVEIPLTTEGLADKTEGKGYIRYVRLNKI